Within the Malus sylvestris chromosome 4, drMalSylv7.2, whole genome shotgun sequence genome, the region GAAAGAGATCATCTTCGGATCTAATCCACCTAATCAAATAATTCGGACCttgaatttgatcaaacggctaaaattattataatttttgaaGAGATCCtatgtttataaccgttgaatcaaattttaaaggtctgaatttcttgatttgatggattagggggaagagatccgaagaggatctctttagggtttaggattgaACGAGAATTCAACATTCGgatataatattaaaataataaatagatAGACAAGAGAGATGAATCTTGTATCAATCCAGCAGCATCACAGTCTGACTGAAGCACAGAAGAATAAACCTGACATGGCTCTGACACCTACAGCCACAGGCTTTGCTAATCTCACCGCCCCAAACCCCTTCCTCCATCGTACCACCGCCTCCTCACCACCCACAAACCTTCTCAAACTCCTCCACCTCACCAGAAAGCCCAACCCCACCATCGCCACTCATTCATCactctctccttcttcctcttccacGCTTTCATCCACCAATCTTGGGCCTTCAGCATGGGCCTTGGACTCGTGGAAATCCAAGCAGGCCCATCAGCTGCCGGTTTACCCGGACCCAGACGAGCTCCGGGATGTTCTGACGACTCTGGAGACGTTCCCGCCAATCGTGTTCGCCGGAGAGGCGAGGCGGCTGGAGACGTGGCTGGGAAAGGCCGCAGTGGGAGAGGCGTTTCTGCTGCAAGGCGGAGACTGCGCCGAGAGCTTCAAGGAGTTCAATGCCAATAACATCAGAGACACCTTCAGGGTCTTCTTGCAGATGGCCATTACTCTCATTTACGGCGCCCAAATGCCCGTCATCAAGGTCCTCCTTTCTTCGTTCTCTccaattaattataatttgggttttccttttaattatctgagtatttaatttttaagaaaactaatgaaactttacattttttattaaaaagataaaacaatgttgtaagtgaatatttgtaattttttaaaataaaaatatgattttcgttaaaaataatCAGTATCAGAGTGTTTCGTTAAATCTCTTTTAATTTTTCCCCTTTTGAAATTTACACCCTTTTTAAGTTTTGAGTTTTGACGAAACGGTATTCTATTCTAAACTACGTCGGTACAAGGAATGGGAGTCCGAACACGGGTGCAAGAGAACAGCCTACCCCACATATTTTCTTAGGATTAGTTTATGCATTCATGGGATTGAGTTTGCACTTGAGCTTATGATGTTACCATTGGATTGGTTTATGTTTTAGTTTAAGTTTTCTGGGCAGGTGTGAGTAAAATGACCTAAAAAAAGATGTAGTTTTGACTTTTGGCCACTCTATTAATTGGGTTTTCGTTTCATGGCACGAATTGTTAAGTTGCTGAGTGAAACCTTCTCCCCAATGCTAATTGACAATACAAGGGAAACAATTCAGAAGTTTGAATCTTGTATTGGTTTGGGATGGAGAAATATAGTGGTTGCTACATGCACTCATCAACAAGGATGATTGATTCACTGTTCCTTGCTAGGTTTTTTAAATATCATTGTCCTAGGTTGTAGCGAGTGCTCATAAGCAGGCCTCATCCTGCTTTAATATAAGTATATAATTACTTACATCAAACCTTTCGCATGATGGCCAAATTCTAAGTTGCTTCATTATGTTTAACTTTGGGTTCTGTCATTGAAGGGCCTGATAATCCGGCATACGCACTCTGTTGATTCTAATCCCCCTTAGTTGATCTTGTTTATCGATAGTCTCCAGTGTTATGCAAACTTATAAGATGATGCTATGTGAATATATGAACAATAAAGTAAACATgccacacacaaacacaaagaATTTAGCAAACTTATAGGTCTCCGGTATTATGCAAACTGCTTGGGATCACGAAGAAAAACCTATTTCCCAATTCTTATGGAAATAAGTGTGCACATCCCTTTTCTCCTTTCCCAACACCATTTGGAAACCGAAACCTGTTTGGCCTTGGTATTTTGACGAGCCAAATCTGAAACACAACATCACTTACATAACCTGATATTTACTATACATGACAGGTTGGAAGAATGGCGGGCCAGTTTGCAAAGCCTCGCTCTGAACCATTTGAGGTTAGAGATGGCGTGAAACTCCCAAGTTATCGGGGAGACAATATCAACGGTGATGCCTTCGATGAAAAATCCAGAATACCAGACCCACAAAGGTTACTCAGAGCATACCTTCAATCTGTTGGCACTCTGAATCTCCTTAGAGCATTTGCCACTGGTGGATACGCTGCCATGCAAAGAGTCTCAGATTGGAATCTGGACTTCGTAGAACATAGTGACCAAGGAAACAGGTGTGTATCT harbors:
- the LOC126618764 gene encoding phospho-2-dehydro-3-deoxyheptonate aldolase 2, chloroplastic-like produces the protein MNLVSIQQHHSLTEAQKNKPDMALTPTATGFANLTAPNPFLHRTTASSPPTNLLKLLHLTRKPNPTIATHSSLSPSSSSTLSSTNLGPSAWALDSWKSKQAHQLPVYPDPDELRDVLTTLETFPPIVFAGEARRLETWLGKAAVGEAFLLQGGDCAESFKEFNANNIRDTFRVFLQMAITLIYGAQMPVIKVGRMAGQFAKPRSEPFEVRDGVKLPSYRGDNINGDAFDEKSRIPDPQRLLRAYLQSVGTLNLLRAFATGGYAAMQRVSDWNLDFVEHSDQGNRYMELAQRVDEAIGFLDAAGATSDNPIMNTVEFWVSHECLHLLYEQALTREDSTTGHYYDCSAHMLWVGERTRQLDGAHVEFLRGVSNPLGIKVSDKMDPTELVKLCEVLNPHNKPGRLTIITRMGAENMRKKLPHLIRAVRQAGLIVTWVSDPMHGNTIKAPCGLKTRPFDAIRAELRAFFDVHEQEGSYPGGVHLEMTGQNVTECIGGSKAVTDSDLTSRYHTHCDPRLNASQSLELAFLIADRLRKDRLKSNKDFPVNGSSKV